GAGCATCAGGGCGGAGGCCTCGGGGCCTAGGGTGAGCTCGGACGGGCCCCAGCTAGCCTGTTTCCTGTCCCCTTGCGGGGGGGCAGGCTTGGGCCTGGTTAGTGGGAGGGAAAGCCGATCCCCTGCCACCTGCAGGGccaagccccccgcccccactgtcctgcaggggagcagagggccagggtgggggggcCAGTGCCTGGCGGCACGGCGAGGCCAGGAGTCACGGCGCCACGGGGCTGGATGGCCAGGcccgagcagggggagagagacgGGGAAAGGCCTGGAGCATGGCCTGGAGCACCCTGAGCAGGTGCGGGTCCCAGGGTGGCGGGAGGGCAGAGGTGAGCAGCAGGGAGGAGCCCCCGCCAGGCAGGGAGAGCTGGACTAGGCGACGCAGCAAAAAATACGACCTAGGCTCCCACCACGGCTCCACTGTctcatgaaacttaaaaaaaaaaaaaaaaaaaaaaaaaaaaacaccacacctCACTTTATATATTCAGCATCAGCTCCTGAAGCTCCTGAAATGAGCCCCTTTTCTATTCCTGTTGTACAgagccccgcccgcccgccccgccctccAGAGCCCCCTGctgctccgcccccgccccgccccgccccccggccccccagGACTGCAGCCAGGCCCCAGGCTTCCTTTCTTACCATTCTGTATGCTTCCAAGGTGTGACCATTCAAATCAACAGTATTATTAAGATTATtaataaagatttctttcttcaaaCCAGGACAACTCTTCTTTTTTTGGCCGCCCCCAGGGCCCCGGGGTGGAGCACGGGGGCATCTGCCAGGGCAGGCCCAGGATCCGCAGCCCGTCCCAGGGTCTGGCCCGCCTTCTGCCAGGCAGACCCTCTGGGCAAGAAACTCCAGAGCCCCAAACCTCCGGCTCCTTCCCCGACCCTGACCCAGAGCAAGCTGGAGGCAGGGCCCGTGCGCACCCTACCAGCTGCCTGGCCCTGCAAGGCGCCGTGGGAGCCAGCGGGGTCCCTCCCGTTGAGCAGCAGCTACAGCACACAGACGCCCGGCCGGGCCTCAGTCGTCGTGGTGTCAGCAGCTTGGCCTGCCCAGTGCAGACAGGAGAGGGGACGGGGCTGGGGACGTCCCAGAGTGGCCCTGAGGGCCCTCAGATCCCCGCCACACCGCGGCCACGGCCCCTGTGATGTGGGCGGTGGTGGTTCCTTGTGGGAGTCGGGGGGCGGCTTCAAGGGAGGCCCACAGGCGCGGGTCCCCACCCCTGGGAGGCTCGGTGGAGGGCAGCTGCCACCCTCACCAGCCCCGCAAAAGACAAAACGGAACCGGGAAGAAAAGCAGAGGATCCAAGGCCCGGGCTAGGGGCGGCTGGGCCAGGCCCACGTCCCAAAACCAAGGTGGCCAGTCCACGACGCAGTTCACCCACGAATTTTTCACGTTTCGTTTCGGATCATTTATTTCAGAGTGACGACACCCGCCAGACGTGCGCAGGCTTAAATGCCAACATACTCATTTTCGTGCCCGCGAGCCCCTACTCTCCGTGGGATGGGGACGGCGCTCTCGGGGAGCTCTCCGGCCCACCGCGCGCCACGCTCTAACCCCTCACCTCTCGTCGCCTGCTCaccagactgggagaaaacaaTTGCACCATCaattttccctcctcctctgtgtaAACCGGCCAGGGACACAGACACTTCGAACCAACAGGCCGCGACAATGGAGAGTTGCTGCCTCCCTCCAGGCACCCTGCCTCGCCCGACTCCTGCCTCTGGAGACACAGGGAGCAGGGCCAGATCCCCCGGTACAAAATGGGAGGCTCAAAGCCAACCACTGGTCCACACCAAGAACACGGTCACGGGAGCAGCTCCAAGCGGCAGCAACTCTGATTCCCCTGCCACCACCCTGTCCAGGTTCACGGGGACAGGCAGATGCTGGGTGCCCTGCGCTCCCAGCTGGTCAGCGGAGCTGTCCTCCCCGTCTGCTGGCCAAACCCTTTCCTCACAGGGGACCAAGCTGGCTGGGCCACATATGGGACATGGAGAGTAAAATGTCTCTCTGTCCCCCTGGGAAAGGGGCACccgggccaggggcaggggggatGGAGGCAGCCCTGGAGGGACACACCCTCTGCCGTCCTAAGGACCAGGCTCAGATTCCTGAATTCTGGACAACCAGGAGCGGTGCGGCTGCACTGCCGCCTGGTGGCCGCTCCCCTCCCTACAACGTAGGAGCAGGCTGAGGACTGGGCTTGCACCCAAGGACAGTCAAGAGAGCAAGAGGCGGGACCCCAAGCTGGGAGGGTCATGGCCCTTGGCACCGCTTTATGTCGCATAGCACAGGTGGAGGGCAGAGAAATGGGCATAGCCCCCATCAACGCCCCTGTGAGATGCAGGGGTAAGACCCCCAGCACAAGGGGCACTGCTCAGGCCAAGGACAGAAGCTGGGCGACGCAGCAGAGAACCCCAGGCTACGGGGTGGAGGGTGCCCACCCCCCCCTGGGGGCCAGTATGCCGGGGTCACCAGGGGAGCCGTGTGGGCGGGGGCCGTCTCTGGCTCACTCACGCCACCCTTTCCTCCCTACACAGAGCCTCTGGCCGGCCTcagcccaggcagagggaaggaaggtgcTAGAAGACAGAGGAGGCGGCAACAGAGGAAGGGGGCCCAGTGGAGAGGGTTCTCAAGGCACCTGTGCTCACGGGGGCCTCGGTgcccgcaccccaccccacccccaccccgggagaGGCTGAGGCTGGAGGACAGGGAGGAGCAGACGGCCCGAGCTCCCACTGCAAGGCTGGGCTAGGCTGAAGCCAAGGGCTTTCCTGGGCCCTGCCTGGCCTCCTGCTCCCCGAGCCTGGACAGCCTCGCTCACTGCACACACACAGCCGAGGCCCACGGTCTGGCTCTGTGCAAGCTTTGCCAGCACCCACGGCCCAGCAGAGACACAGCAGGGTGCGGGGCTCCGGCTCCTGGGACCGCACACGGAACCAGCCACAACACGGAAGGTCGGGACGAGAGGACGGCCCACCTGGCCCAGGGTGGGGTGTGCAGCCTGGTGCCGGCCGCGCCCTGGGCTCCCTAGTCCTAAGAGAAAGCAGGTCAGCCCCCAGGGCACCACGTCCCAGCTCAAAGCCCTCACCCTGGGAATCGCTTCCAGGGCCTGCTGGGAGGCTTCCCGGCCCACGAAAGCCTGTCGAGTTAGGAAACACCCTTCGGGAAGCCGGTGGGACTAGCTTTCCCAAACCCCGTCCCTTGCACTCGGGAATCTGTACTCCAGACAGGGATTAGACATAACGGAGTTCATTAACCTCGGGAAATCAGCAGCCCAGCAAACGGACTTCTTGGTTTTCCTGTCACCGGCGTCCACCACCGAAGAGCCCCAGCGACGGCCACCTGGCACCCGTGGGCTCCCACACACCGCATGGGGCCCTGAGCCCGGAGGCGGGGAAAAGCCAGCTTCGGCGCTGGCTCACAGCTGGGGCAGGGAGTAGAGCAGGGCTGCCCGGCCCCACTCGGCCTGCGGCACCAGGAACCCCTCCTTGGGGACGGGCTCCACCAGAAAATGCACCCGGCCGTCCCTGCCGGGCCCCGCGGCCGCCACCGGCAGCTCCACTACCCGGTACTGGTTGACGAAGGCCAGGCCCAGGAGCACGGGCTTGTCAGGCCCCGGTGGCCCCCCGTGCGGAGAGCCCCCGCCGCTCCCTGGGAGGCAGTGGATCCGGAAGCATCGAATGGGAGAGAGGAGGTAGGACCAGTGCAGGGTGCAGCTGAGCCGCAGCCGGACAGGGgcgcccccctcctcctcctcctcctcggacGTGGCCGGCTGCCAGCGCACGCGGGACACAGTGACGGCCTGCACCCGGGGCAGCGGGCGGAGCAGGCTGTCGGCATCCACCACCTGGTGGGAGAGAGATGGCTTGCACTCCcgctcctggggggggggggggggggactccgcCCCGCTGGCCCTCGGCCTCCTGTGCGACCAGAGGCCCCTCCGCCCACACGCCACGCCCGACGGCCCACCTGGATCTCCCCGAGCCTGCAGACGAAGCTGGCCTCCTCCCGGCTGCCCGCAGGCCTCGCAAAGCTAACGAACAGGTCTCCCAGGAGGCAGCCCCGCAGGTTCACCTCGTAGCAACTGGGGGAGGAGTCGGGCCAGTCACAAGGCGCCCGCCTCCCCCAGCACCTCGAGGCCAGATGCTCGGCCCAGAGCCGTGGCAGGAATGGAGGCCCATCCCGATGTGGGCCCTGTGGCCGGCGGGAACCCCAAACGGAAGGCATGATCATGACCGCTCCCAGCAGCCTCCCGGGCTCGTGTCCCCGTGCTGCCCCAAAACCTGGGGGGTCAGCCAGGGCCCCTCCCTCAAGCCCCGCCCCCAGCAGGCAGCCCTCCCCGGCCTGAGACCcaacaggaagagaaaggactcaCCGCTGGACCCAGCCCCCATGGAGCTGTTGGCCGCAGCGGCCCACCCATCTGGCCAGCTTGGTGGGGGGCACCCGGAGAGGTCGGGGGCTGTGCCTTGAGCTGGTttctgctgggggggggggagacccaGGACTTGAGAATGAGAAGAATCCAAGGAAACCGCAGAGAGGTGTCCACTGAACAgagcgggggcagggggaggcccaGAGGCCAGCAGACCCCGTGCTGGTGCCAGGGGCTCACGGCCCGCCCAAACAGGCTGAGGCCTTGGGGGGAAGAAGAACAGGGCAGAGagcctccccaaccccctccccagggTCTCAATGCCACGGCAGGCAGGAGACCCGTTCCCCAAGTCTCTGTGGAACAGGGACCCAGGCCCCCACAGCACACCGTGCTGCCCAGCGGGGGCTGCGGGCGGGAGGCTGCAGCTGACCCGTGTCTCCCTGTCCAGGCCTGGCCCACGGCAGCACGGAGGACATCATCTgtcccctgcccagccccagctcccccaCACCCTGGTGCGCTCTCTAGATGCTTCCCCAAGGCGTCCCCTGAAACAGAGGGGCCGCAGGAAGCCGAAGCCCTACGCCTCTCACCATCCAGCGTCCAGAGGCCACCCACGTGGCAGCTGCCTGCGTCCCCCGTGGTGAGCTCCAATGCCACCTCGACAGCTGAGGGCCCTTCTAGTTTATACACCAAGGACAGGAAAATTTTGGGAGGCACGGGCACGTGCAGAGAGAACAGCCTGCCGGAGGAGAGCCGGGGTGAGCTCATGTGCGGTCTCAGGGCGTCGGACCCACAAAAACAGCAGAGTGTGGTAGCTGGGGGTTCGGGAGCTGCTCTGCGGGGACATTCTGGAGACTGACGGCACAACGTGCAAACAGCTCGCGCTACCGTACCACACGTTCGGAAATGCCTCAGGCGGTAAATGGTACATCACGTGCTTTCTACCGCGAAAACCCCCTCCGTTCTGTCTTCTGGCCGCCTTCCGGCCGCTGCAGCCCACCCGCCCAGGGCAGTGAGGGACAGGGGCGAAGGGGACGCAGACGATGTCCCAGATCTCTCCCCCACTCACTCACCTACCTCACGGCCACGGGTCCGACCTCGGGCGGAATCCCCCCACGGATGAGCAGGGAGCTGCCCCCGTGCCAGGCGTCCGCCAGGCAGCAGCTCGTCCGCACCCAGCCCCGGCCGTCCTCTTCCAGCCTGTGCTCCGCGAACAGGGGCTGGATCTCCTGGGCGCTGGGGTGGTACCAGGGCCCCACCGCCTCCTCCTGGGGGACAAGGCCGGGTGAGGGAGGCCCGGGGGCCGACAGGGCCCGAGGGGTGCGGGGAGCAGCGTGGCCACCATGTCTCCTACACCCGGAGCCCCCCACGTGTCCCAGGTGAGACCAAAGCTGAACACCAGGAAGCCCACACACCTGTCCGTAGTGCACTCGCCGTGTCCCCATGCCCAGGCAGAAAGAGGTGACAAAGGGCAAAGAACAGATGCTGTGTGTGGGCAGGTAGCGTTCCAGCAAAGCCCAGAACCTGCGGGGAAAGGTGCAGGGGGACCCCAAACTCACTCTCGGCATCTCGGGGCCCCTGCATCCCTCCCAGAGtgagtgcccccccaccccactgaaaGCGTGGGGGATTCAGGTCTGCGGGGAGGTGGCCCCCGGGGTCCCCAACGCTGATCCTTCCCGCTTGGGTTGCCAGGACCCTCCAGCATGGATGCGGCCAAGACAGCTGGTTTCTCTTGAACTGGACCCCTCAGCCCTGGCCGATGTGCGGGAAAGGTCCGAGGAGAGCAAGGCCTGAGCTATCTTGGGAAACCAGAGAAAATGCCAGAGCCCCCATCTGGCCAACACCAAGCCCCTGCCTGGGACAGGAAGGACTCACTTGTCCTGGTTCTGGAAGAAATCCTTCTTCTCCAAACACTCGTACACCCAGCCGGGGGCGAAGAGAGCCGCGGAGAAGCCGTGCTTCCGGATCAGCTCCAGCGACTGGGGACACAGTGGTCAGGGGAGAGCGCGGCCAGCCAGGCCTCCCGCCCAGCCCCGAGGGGGCCTCCAACCCCAGCAGCTGGTCAGCCCGCAGCGCGGGGAAGAAAGGCGGGAGCGGGCCGGGGTCTGCGCTGGGGGCGGCCCGCCCGCGGCCTGCACGTGCCCCCTCGCCCCGCGTCTCAGCGCGTCACCAGACTCGGCGCAGGCGGGGAGAACTTCCTCACCGAGAGCTCAGTTAATGAGCAGGGGCATCCCTGTGGCACCGGCAGGGGCAGGACGGCCGGCCGCAGACCAGCCGACCCCCGTCCATCCCGCTCCGGGCCCCGCCCCGCAAcccctcctgtccctcctccctgccgACGGGGCTCGCCTTGCCGGGAAATCCCACTGGCGACTACACCGCCCAATTCCCCAAACTGGCTTTTTCACCGGGTCctggtccctgagccgccaggGCCGCCCAGGCCCACCCCGCGCTCTGGCCCCAGGCGCGCGCGTCAGAAGGGCCGGCTCGCTGGGGCGCGGGTCCCGCGGCCGCTTCCGCCCACGACGCGCGTCAAACGCAGCGCCCGACggcaggaaggggcaggaagCTGCGGCTCCAGCGCACAGCCCGGCCTGGCGGCGTCCCCCGGGGTCCTGGGCCGCAGACGGCCACAGGCCACCGACCCCGCGGCCGTCGCGCCGCAGCCGCCCCCAGGGCCACGCCCACCTTGTGCGTGTCGAACTGGCCTCCCACGACGCGGCTGCGCGCGAACACGTCCACGCCCACGTACACGTCGGCGCGGCGCCCCCCCGCCGGGCCGCGCATGCGCTCCAGGTGCTCCTCGCGCCAGTTGTAGTTGGTGAAGAAGCCGTCGCAGGCGTCGAAGAAGACCCTGGAGGCGGCGGCCAGGCGGGGCAGTGAGGCCGGGACCCAGACAGGCGCAGGGGCCGCCCACCCTGGGGGTCCTCCTCCTCGCCCTTCCGAGGCTCGCCTCCCTCCGAAACCCCCCGACCGGCCTGCTCCGGACAGCGGGGGCCCCGCCGGGAGCACAGGGCCGCGGCCCAGGTCCTCCCGCGGGTGGCCGGGGTCTCCGACTCTGCTCCCGGCCTCTCCGGCCCAGGCAGCCGTGCGCCCCAGGCCCGCAGCCCGCTGGGCCCTCACCGGTTGTGCTGGTTGAGCTCGTCCTGCCACTTGAGCTGCCCGCTGCTGACCACGCTGTCATACCACAGCACCAAGCCCCCGGGCACCCGCTGATGGAGCTGGGCGCTCAGGTAGCGCAGGAAGTGGGGCACGTTGCCCACCGCGGCCGgctgcagggggaggcagagcagACCCGCGGTGAGGCCCGCCGCGGCCGCGGTCAGGAGTGCCCGTCGCAGCACAGACGAGGCTGCGCAACCCCAGGAGCAAACACAGGCTCCAAAGCAGCCCCGGGTCCCTGGAGCCCCCGACCCCACAGCCATGGAGAGGAGGGTCCAGCCCGATGTTTCCCACTgtcctgcctttatttttttttttttttcgcattttaaaaagattttattgattctagaggcgcctgggtggctcagtgggttaaagcctctgccttcggctcaggtcatgatctcagggtcttgggatcgagtcccacatcgggctctctgctcagcagggagcctgcttcctcctctctccctgcctgcttctctgcctacttgtgatctctgtctgtcaaataaatcaataaaatttaaaaaaaaaaaaagattttattgattcgaATCCCAAGCAGTGTCCCTGCAgagcgcagagcccgacatgcggctcgatcccatgaccctgagacggcgacctgagctaaaatcaagagtcagacgcgcAGCCGACTGAGCCCCCGCAGGAGCCCCAGCTGTCCTTCCTTTCTGAAGCAGGAAGGACACGGACACAGcaacaaagaaaagatgaaacCCCCGGAAAGGGGAGGGCGGCACCAAGGACAGCCGCACACGCGGCCCCAGTAgagcagacagaggaggaggaaagggacgCCTTGAAAGGGCAGCAGGGCAAAGCTTAGCCAACCAGGGATTCTGGACACGGTGCCGGAAGGGACACAGGTATCACTTAACCGGCCACAGGGACGCCGAGGAAAGCGACAGAGGGGCAGCGCGCAGGGCCTGGGCTGGGCAAGTGCCAAGAGAAGGCTGTGCTCACACTCAGAGAGTTCTCGATGTTGACGAGCCAGCCATCGAAGCGGAAGAACTGGGCAATGAGGACCAGCTGGTCAGCCACGGCTCGGTACGAGCGCTCATCCCCGGCCAGAAAGGCTTCACAGAGCTGTGCACCGTCTTTCCACTCGGTGATGAAGGTCCCTGGCAGGGCGGAGAGAACCAGGGCAGGCGAGCCCAGCAGTTAGGAAAGCGTGGCTCTTGCAAGAGCACAGCAGCCCGGCCTGCAAGCGCGTCACACACTCCCACGCCGGCCGTCCCAGATACCTGCAGAGTCACACGCCCGGCAGGCCGACCCTGTGGCGGTGAAGAGGCCAGCCGCTGACGCGGGTGCGGGGGAAGAGAGCCGCGCCCACGGACCAGCCACCTGCAGCCTGCAGGCCacgtcgccccccccccccccccccccccgcttcatAAACACAGCCCATCTGTTTGCCTGTTGTCTACAGCTGCACTGTCTTGGTTAGGACAGTGACCCAGTGGCCTGGTCCCTTCCGGAAGTTGGCCCTTGCCTGTCGTAACCGATCGAGGCAGCCCCAGGCAAGGACCGCTTCGCCCCCAGAAGCCTTCTCACTGCTGGTCACCCGGCAGGTGCACTGACGAGTGAGTGGGAGGCGAGCCTCGGGGGGTCTTACCCAGCACGCAGACCCCATGCCGATGGGCAGCGTTGGTCCAGCCCACGGGGGGGATGGTCACGGTGTGGTGGCTGAAGTACACGAAGATGTCGATGCACTGCCAGTGGTAGAAGCAGTAGGGGCTACGCGCCGCCGAGCCCTGAATGAACCTGCGTGACACACGGAGCAGTCAGAACCCAGGACACGGGCACCCCGGGAAAGCTCCTCTTTGGTCCCAGCCAGTGACCAGGATGCTGGCTACGCACCAGGCGCGGCAGAGACGCCAGGTAGAGCGAGAAGCGGGACTGCAcctccaccctgagatcaagaggtctTAAGGTAAACATCTTCCCCAGGCCGAGCTGGTGGTCACTGCTGGACCCAACGGCTGAGTGTTGTCAGCCTCGACAAAGACAGGGCAGGAGGAAAGCGAAGCGGCGAGGCTCAGGCAAAAGCTCCAGGCGCCTGGTGTCCCCGCGCAGCCCCTGCACCGTTTCTACAGAACGGTCTCCCTATACCCAATGCTGGGCTGGTCACCATGAGCTGCACCCAAGATGTCGCCTTCTGCCTCCGCCCGTCCCTTGGTGGCCAGTTCGGACTAGGCCTTCCCACCTATCGTCCCCTCCAGGACTGTTTTACAGACGTCTAAGACCTCTAAGTGGACCGTGCAGCAACTCTAGAGGAAGTGTCCCCTGGCTGGGAGGGACACGGGAGGGTCACAGCTAGGCATCCGGAACTGGTGAGCCGAGGACAGTCAGAGCTGAAGGGGTCCGAGAGAGGACCACGGCTCTGGCCCGGGAGTGTGGAAAGGGTGCCAGCTGCTAGACCCGCCCTGCACACTGGATTTTAAGGGCACACACTCCCCGGAAGCAAATGGTTTCAGGCCGGCCAGAGGCCCCAGCTTTCACCTGACGCAGGTCCTTTGGAGATGACACCGGAGACCTGGGCGCCTCGCCCAGTCAGAGCAGCCTGGTCCAgagactcccccctcccccgtgcTCTCTGTCACAcagctgtccctctccctgcctccttcccctccagccctGTCCCAGGCAACAGAATTAACGTCGGGCGATGCCCTCACAAGCCTCACTTGTCATCGAGATACCCGCCCATCATGTCATGGCACAGCAGGGTCCGGGGCCTCTGGCTGCTCAAGGGGGGCTGCCGGCACTCGGAGGGCTCCAAGGCCACATTGAAGCTGTCCTCCACGTCCGGCGTCCACGCCAGGAGTTCCTCCAGTGAAGAGAAGTAAAAACTGACAGGTTTGGTGGTGTCCTTGTCATAATATCTAGCTGGTCagtggagggggagatgaggaaTTGATTAGAAAGTATGGGGTCCCTAGATGCTCTGACAACGACCCAGAGAGAAAAAACTAGACCGGGAGGTGGGGGGCGCCTGCCCCAAAGCCCCAAGAGTGAACACAGAGACCGCGTTCCAAGCCTCTGTCCATCTCACCTGGCAAAGGCTCCGGGGTAAAACTGACCACTTCACGAAAGACGGCTTCTTCTTGCTCCTCAATTCTAAGCAatgaggaagttaaaaaaaattttttttaagtaaaagcatGAAGAGAAAGAATGCTGACAAGCAGGCGCACCAGGCGCAGGAGGCCGGCCGAGGGGAGGGGTACGGTTCTCGGACTTACGCTCTGAAGCCAGGTATGGAAATACTATTGAACCAAAGGGGCGAGTGGGCGCGGGGCCGGCCCTCCGTCGGACCCGGACCCTGGCGGCTCCTCCTACACCTAAACTGGCTTTCTTTTCGGAGTAACTTGTCACCATGCGGACGTGAGAAGACACTCCCGCCGCCGTCTGTTGGCCGCGGGCTTCCGCGTGGAAATGCTCTCAACCTCCCCACACCCGCGCCACTTCTGTGACTTTCGTGGGGGACCCTGCAACTAGCGGGGTGGGTGGAGGGTCAGGGACATTCAGGGCTCACGAGAGCACAAGGGCGGCGGCAAACCCTTCCTTCAGAGCTCCGTCCCACACCCTGCCTCTGCGACACCCTGGCGTCGGGGCACCTGCCAGCCTGCCCAGCATTCTCACCCCTGCGGCCGCAGCCACTCCCGCGGCCACCCCAGGTCAccctctgggggaggggcgggcggtTCAACAACACTGGGGACGCTGTTTCCAAGCAAGCCGTCCGGTGCCGGTGACCCCCGGGGCgccagggcccctcccccagggagcCAAGCGCGGGCTGCGACGGACTCGCCGCCCCTTCCGTGCCTCTGAGCCCGCGCCCGCTCCGTTCCTTCCACTCGCACACCCTTCCCCCGTCCGCCACGTGCTCCTACAGACCAGCTCGGCTGCCCCGCTCGGGGCGCGACCCCCCTCCGGGCCAGCGAGGGCG
This region of Mustela lutreola isolate mMusLut2 chromosome 15, mMusLut2.pri, whole genome shotgun sequence genomic DNA includes:
- the ENGASE gene encoding cytosolic endo-beta-N-acetylglucosaminidase isoform X3, whose amino-acid sequence is MMGGYLDDKFIQGSAARSPYCFYHWQCIDIFVYFSHHTVTIPPVGWTNAAHRHGVCVLGTFITEWKDGAQLCEAFLAGDERSYRAVADQLVLIAQFFRFDGWLVNIENSLSPAAVGNVPHFLRYLSAQLHQRVPGGLVLWYDSVVSSGQLKWQDELNQHNRVFFDACDGFFTNYNWREEHLERMRGPAGGRRADVYVGVDVFARSRVVGGQFDTHKSLELIRKHGFSAALFAPGWVYECLEKKDFFQNQDKFWALLERYLPTHSICSLPFVTSFCLGMGTRRVHYGQEEAVGPWYHPSAQEIQPLFAEHRLEEDGRGWVRTSCCLADAWHGGSSLLIRGGIPPEVGPVAVRLFSLHVPVPPKIFLSLVYKLEGPSAVEVALELTTGDAGSCHVGGLWTLDAETSSRHSPRPLRVPPTKLARWVGRCGQQLHGGWVQRCYEVNLRGCLLGDLFVSFARPAGSREEASFVCRLGEIQVVDADSLLRPLPRVQAVTVSRVRWQPATSEEEEEEGGAPVRLRLSCTLHWSYLLSPIRCFRIHCLPGSGGGSPHGGPPGPDKPVLLGLAFVNQYRVVELPVAAAGPGRDGRVHFLVEPVPKEGFLVPQAEWGRAALLYSLPQL
- the ENGASE gene encoding cytosolic endo-beta-N-acetylglucosaminidase isoform X1; protein product: MEAPGPVTRAAARKRAPTIPEEPERRPGQRRPRRRIEEQEEAVFREVVSFTPEPLPARYYDKDTTKPVSFYFSSLEELLAWTPDVEDSFNVALEPSECRQPPLSSQRPRTLLCHDMMGGYLDDKFIQGSAARSPYCFYHWQCIDIFVYFSHHTVTIPPVGWTNAAHRHGVCVLGTFITEWKDGAQLCEAFLAGDERSYRAVADQLVLIAQFFRFDGWLVNIENSLSPAAVGNVPHFLRYLSAQLHQRVPGGLVLWYDSVVSSGQLKWQDELNQHNRVFFDACDGFFTNYNWREEHLERMRGPAGGRRADVYVGVDVFARSRVVGGQFDTHKSLELIRKHGFSAALFAPGWVYECLEKKDFFQNQDKFWALLERYLPTHSICSLPFVTSFCLGMGTRRVHYGQEEAVGPWYHPSAQEIQPLFAEHRLEEDGRGWVRTSCCLADAWHGGSSLLIRGGIPPEVGPVAVRLFSLHVPVPPKIFLSLVYKLEGPSAVEVALELTTGDAGSCHVGGLWTLDAETSSRHSPRPLRVPPTKLARWVGRCGQQLHGGWVQRCYEVNLRGCLLGDLFVSFARPAGSREEASFVCRLGEIQVVDADSLLRPLPRVQAVTVSRVRWQPATSEEEEEEGGAPVRLRLSCTLHWSYLLSPIRCFRIHCLPGSGGGSPHGGPPGPDKPVLLGLAFVNQYRVVELPVAAAGPGRDGRVHFLVEPVPKEGFLVPQAEWGRAALLYSLPQL
- the ENGASE gene encoding cytosolic endo-beta-N-acetylglucosaminidase isoform X2, with translation MEAPGPVTRAAARKRAPTIPEEPERRPGQRRPRRRIEEQEEAVFREVVSFTPEPLPARYYDKDTTKPVSFYFSSLEELLAWTPDVEDSFNVALEPSECRQPPLSSQRPRTLLCHDMMGGYLDDKFIQGSAARSPYCFYHWQCIDIFVYFSHHTVTIPPVGWTNAAHRHGVCVLGTFITEWKDGAQLCEAFLAGDERSYRAVADQLVLIAQFFRFDGWLVNIENSLSPAAVGNVPHFLRYLSAQLHQRVPGGLVLWYDSVVSSGQLKWQDELNQHNRVFFDACDGFFTNYNWREEHLERMRGPAGGRRADVYVGVDVFARSRVVGGQFDTHKSLELIRKHGFSAALFAPGWVYECLEKKDFFQNQDKFWALLERYLPTHSICSLPFVTSFCLGMGTRRVHYGQEEAVGPWYHPSAQEIQPLFAEHRLEEDGRGWVRTSCCLADAWHGGSSLLIRGGIPPEVGPVAVRLFSLHVPVPPKIFLSLVYKLEGPSAVEVALELTTGDAGSCHVGGLWTLDETSSRHSPRPLRVPPTKLARWVGRCGQQLHGGWVQRCYEVNLRGCLLGDLFVSFARPAGSREEASFVCRLGEIQVVDADSLLRPLPRVQAVTVSRVRWQPATSEEEEEEGGAPVRLRLSCTLHWSYLLSPIRCFRIHCLPGSGGGSPHGGPPGPDKPVLLGLAFVNQYRVVELPVAAAGPGRDGRVHFLVEPVPKEGFLVPQAEWGRAALLYSLPQL